From one Lycium ferocissimum isolate CSIRO_LF1 unplaced genomic scaffold, AGI_CSIRO_Lferr_CH_V1 ctg32, whole genome shotgun sequence genomic stretch:
- the LOC132043961 gene encoding uncharacterized protein LOC132043961 isoform X6, with the protein MVLVTGDRYLDSLVKFVENNVESLIEGTLILKLNPIGLHYVHSRLESLSELESLLSGAPVDYLRAYVSDLGDHRALERLRRILRLLTSLKVVSVLPPPARDPTPLSLLPFGRLKVLELRGCDLSTSAARGLLELRHTLEKLICHNSTDALKHVFASRIADINNSPHWNRLSFISCARNGLVLMDESLQLLPAVETLDLSRNKFAKVDNLRKCTKLKHLDLGFNHLRNVVSFSGVSSHIVKLVLRNNALTSLRGIENLKSLQGLDISYNIISNFLEMEILAGLSSLQRLWLEGNPLCYSRWYRAQVFSFFPSPEKMELDEKKICTSELWQRQIIIASRQKRPASFGFYSPARVGAKIEGSINTKRKKLSRVASIETEEQNTSICSDIESASVDIDNQSKEENALSDEEAEIVELMNRIENMKKERSDVWLQEFKDWVNDSSDNFVGVSRGKETVSSNHRDDEVKTQNRDNQLGETSKYLSDSMLASGDDSSTNILESDNSFAEMFHYPNQIGEASSRFSRNNTGESIQISRSRHQDIFSPINNEVLHPTTMFPQSESYSTQRGLKMSAKINIPPLTDADNILDSRSSLASTGSPPHYKEDILHRRQNLEEELLQLSAESFSAASSDSDTSCSDDDCPELTSMPLVDQFLIDNVSERSVDSYSPLHLSMDVCHEKLYPIKLNCRFPARLGTDCAVVREPGTSSQQGHISTDRQDVESVQVVKQDADWLEKKKRRRKPARRIISLCEENEKADDETAEPKKLDLDINGFQDGGVGPLCASERASSQSAMRISLDSCGRQTHAERSRLLQGAEKLIKNYFNKKAADSGIDESCQRYILCNCLLEKDSQFSESEVAVTLSSEHKLHVLLLENSCVGSAGSSLKLAGCHGFEQMREVFVGLGLQIVSRVCFGRDTTYLFVTRNIDVSRELLSILGFIDSHVVENDCSLRSLENVQADLFERHVCGGLKMSILQYSMVMFWCNNWRELSNFN; encoded by the exons ATGGTGCTTGTTACGGGCGATAGATACTTAGATTCACTCGTAAAATTCGTGGAAAACAACGTCGAATCATTAATCGAAGGAACCTTAATCCTAAAATTGAATCCAATTGGTCTTCATTATGTTCACTCTAGACTCGAATCATTATCTGAACTTGAGAGTCTTTTATCAGGTGCACCTGTTGATTATCTTCGTGCTTATGTATCTGATTTAGGTGACCATAGGGCACTTGAAAGGCTTAGACGGATTCTTCGACTTTTAACATCGTTAAAGGTGGTTTCTGTGTTGCCGCCACCAGCTAGGGATCCAACGCCGTTATCACTTTTGCCGTTTGGTAGGTTAAAAGTattggaacttagaggatgtgATCTGTCTACATCTGCTGCTAGAGGACTTTTGGAATTAAGACATACTTTGGAGAAGTTGATTTGTCATAATTCGACT GACGCACTTAAGCATGTTTTTGCTAGTAGAATAGCTGATATAAATAATTCTCCGCACTGGAATCGGTTATCATTTATTTCATGTGCCCGCAATGGCTTGGTTCTGATGGACGAATCTTTGCAACTTCTTCCTGCTGTTGAAACTCTTGATTTGAGCAGAAATAAGTTTGCCAAGGTGGATAATCTGCGGAAGTGCACCAAATTGAAGCATCTGGATCTTGGGTTCAACCACCTGAGAAATGTTGTGTCCTTTAGTGGG GTCTCATCTCACATTGTTAAGCTTGTTCTGAGGAACAATGCCCTAACATCATTACGCggaattgaaaatttgaagtcacTTCAGGGGCTTGATATTTCGTACAATATAATCTCCAATTTCTTGGAGATGGAGATTCTTGCTGGCCTGTCATCTCTTCAACGCTTGTGGCTTGAGGGGAATCCTCTGTGCTATTCTCGTTGGTATAGAGCTCAAGTCTTCAGTTTCTTTCCGAGTCCAGAGAAG ATGGAGCTTGATGAAAAGAAAATCTGTACTAGTGAGTTATGGCAGCGGCAGATTATCATTGCCAGTAGGCAAAAGCGGCCTGCTAGCTTTGGGTTTTATTCACCAGCAAGAGTTGGGGCCAAAATAGAAGGAAGTATTAATACAAAAAGG AAGAAGCTCTCACGTGTGGCTAGTATCGAGACTGAAGAACAGAACACTTCCATTTGCTCTGATATAGAATCTGCGTCTGTTGATATCGACAATCAAAGCAAGGAGGAGAATGCCCTTTCTGATGAGGAAGCTGAAATAGTTGAGTTGATGAACCGAATTGAGAATATGAAGAAGGAAAGATCTGATGTGTGGCTGCAGGAGTTCAAAGACTGGGTAAATGACTCTTCTGACAATTTTGTTGGTGTTTCTAGAGGCAAAGAGACTGTCTCCAGTAACCACAGAGATGATGAAGTTAAGACCCAGAATAGAGACAATCAGCTAGGTGAGACCTCCAAATATTTATCTGACTCGATGCTGGCTTCTGGAGATGACAGCAGCACAAATATACTAGAATCTGACAACTCATTCGCAGAGATGTTTCATTACCCCAACCAAATTGGTGAAGCATCTTCCAGATTTTCTCGGAATAACACAGGAGAGTCCATTCAGATTAGTAGAAGCCGACATCAGGATATATTTAGCCCTATAAATAATGAAGTGCTTCATCCAACTACAATGTTCCCTCAGTCTGAATCCTACTCAACCCAAAGGGGTCTTAAAATGAGTGCTAAGATCAATATTCCACCACTTACTGATGCTGATAATATTTTGGATTCTCGATCATCTTTGGCTAGCACAGGATCACCTCCTCACTACAAGGAGGACATTCTGCACAGACGtcaaaatttggaagaagaattgCTGCAGCTGTCTGCTGAATCCTTCTCAGCTGCATCTTCTGATAGTGATACAAGCTGTAGCGACGACGATTGCCCTGAGTTGACCTCAATGCCTCTGGTTGATCAGTTTCTTATCGACAATGTCTCAGAAAGGAGTGTGGATAGCTACTCACCATTGCATCTGTCCATGGATGTATGCCATGAAAAATTGTACCCGATAAAACTAAATTGTAGATTCCCAGCACGTTTAGGTACTGATTGCGCGGTGGTCAGGGAACCAGGCACTTCCTCCCAGCAAGGGCATATTTCTACTGATAGACAAGATGTAGAAAGTGTACAAGTTGTGAAGCAGGACGCTGATTGGTTGGAGAAGAAAAAGCGTCGGAGGAAACCTGCAAGGCGAATAATCTCACTGTGTGAGGAAAATGAAAAAGCAGATGATGAGACAGCAGAACCTAAGAAATTAGATTTGGATATAAATGGTTTTCAAGATGGAGGGGTTGGACCACTGTGTGCTTCAGAGAGAGCTTCTAGCCAAAGTGCGATGAGAATATCCCTTGATAGTTGTGGCAGGCAAACTCATGCTGAGAGAAGCAGATTACTACAGGGGGCTGAGAAGCTAATTAAGAATTACTTTAACAAAAAAGCTGCAGATTCTGGAATTGATGAATCTTGTCAGAGATACATTCTATGCAACTGTTTGCTCGAGAAAGACTCTCAGTTCAGTGAAAG TGAGGTAGCTGTAACCTTGAGCAGCGAGCATAAGTTACATGTGCTACTCCTTGAAAACTCATGTGTTGGGTCAG CAGGTTCAAGCTTAAAATTAGCTGGCTGTCATGGTTTTGAGCAGATGAGAGAGGTTTTTGTGGGTTTGGGACTTCAGATTGTAAG TAGAGTGTGCTTCGGACGGGACACAACCTACCTCTTTGTGACCAGAAATATAGATGTGTCCAGAGAGCTATTATCGATATTGGGGTTTATTGATTCACATGTGGTGGAAAATGACTGTTCTCTGCGAAG TTTGGAGAACGTTCAGGCTGATCTCTTCGAAAGGCATGTATGTGGAGGTTTGAAGATGAGCATTCTTCAGTATTCAATGGTGATGTTCTGGTGCAACAATTGGAGAG AATTGTCCAACTTTAATTGA